One genomic window of Motacilla alba alba isolate MOTALB_02 chromosome 3, Motacilla_alba_V1.0_pri, whole genome shotgun sequence includes the following:
- the ATF3 gene encoding cyclic AMP-dependent transcription factor ATF-3 — MMVQHSGQVSALEVSASAIVPTLSPAGSLGFDDFTNLTPLVKEELRFAIQNKRQFHRMSSTLDTVTVSERPVETSMLKTEFSPEEDERKKRRRERNKIAAAKCRNKKKEKTECLQKESEKLETINAELKAQIEELKNEKQHLIYMLNLHRPTCIVRAQNGRTPEDERNLFIQQIKEGTLQG; from the exons ATGATGGTCCAGCACTCAGGCCAGGTATCTGCATTAGAAGTCAGCGCCTCCGCAATTGTCCCCACTTTGTCCCCTGCAGGGTCACTGGGGTTTGATGATTTCACAAATTTAACCCCACTGGTGAAGGAGGAACTGAGGTTTGCCATTCAGAACAAGCGTCAGTTCCACAGGATGTCTTCCACTTTGGACACGGTGACTGTTTCTGAAAGGCCAGTTGAAACATCAATGCTGAAAACAGAG TTTTCTCCTGAagaggatgaaagaaaaaagagaagaagggaaaggaataaaattgcCGCGGCAAAGTGCcgaaacaaaaagaaggaaaaaacagaatgtTTGCAAAAA GAATCAGAGAAGCTGGAGACGATCAATGCGGAGTTGAAAGCCCAGATCGAGGAGCTGAAGAATGAGAAGCAGCATTTGATATACATGCTCAATCTGCACAGGCCCACGTGTATAGTCCGTGCACAGAACGGAAGGACACCTGAAGatgaaagaaatctttttattCAACAGATCAAAGAAGGCACATTACAAGGTTAA